AGAAAAGCTGGAAAATCATAACCTGCCGCCGCTGCAGCTTTAGGGGTCAGGCTTGTTCCTGTCATTCCTGGAGCAGTATTAACCTCCAGAACCCAGGGAGTGCCCTTTTCTTCAACTCTAAAATCCACACGTGCGTATCCTTCGCAACTAAGAGCTTCAAAGGCACGGCAGGCCATCTGATGGATATCTGAACGTATTGAAGGATCAAAGGGCGCCGGTACTATATAGCGAGTCTTTCCCGGCGTGTATTTTGAATCGTAATCATAAAACCCTTTTTCCGGGCAAATCATTACTTCAGGCAAAGCTTCCAGATACCCTTTCTGTTTCCAGACAGTAACAGCCAGATCCACCCCATCAATATATTTTTCAATGACGCATCGACTATCATATTTCCAGGCCTCGTTAAAAGCATCAGAAAGCCCCTGGCTGTTATGAACAACTGTTACTCCCAGGGTACTTCCACCATTGCAAGGCTTCACAACGACTGAGTGGTGCCTTTCCGCAAAATGCCGCGCCTTCTCAAGAGAAAAGGACGACCCTTTAAGAACAAGAACCCCTTCTGGAGTAGGAACCCCAAAAAGATTCAACAACCCCTTCGTAGCAGCCTTGTCCATAGAGAGGCAACAGGCAAGAGACCCTGACCCGGAGTAGGGCAACCTCAGCGCATCAAGTGCTGACTGCACTCGGCCATCCTCCCCCCAGCTTCCATGGAGAGCGATAAAAACACTATCAATATGACCTGTTTTTCTTAAATCCGACAGTTGACCCAAATCTGTTATGTCAAAGGGGACAACTTTAAATCCCGCTTCTTCCAAAGCAGAAACCACAGCTGCACCGCTCTTGAGAGAAACCTCCCTTTCCGGCCCATCCCCGCCATACAATACCGCAACATTCAACTTTTTATCCACAATGTCATCCTCGTTTCGTTGACCCAGCAAACAGCTCCCCCGCTAAAATGGGAAGGGATTGGAAAGATTTTTATCTCCTAGTGCCATGGGCTTGTCAGGAAAAGCATTAATGATCAGCTTCATACTTACCCAGTCGTCATTTGTCCGACTCAGGTCGTCCCGGTAAAAAAGCTGCCATTTCAGGCAGTCACTCGTGTCATATGTCAAGATGTAGGCACGTTCAAACCATTTCTCGGTGCGTATATTATAAGCGCCGCGTACAGTAAGAGAGAGGTCTCTTCCTATAGGGAAAGCAAATTGCTGATAAAGCTCTTCCAATTCGCCATAGTTATCCCATCTCATCGGGGATCTACCATCTACCCACCGTCTGCGGTACGCCGTCCTCATATCTAAAAAGCCCAGTTTGTATCCGGCTCCCAGAGATAACCATGCAATCTTCTGCTCATCGTCGCCGCCATCATAACTATAATGCCAGTAACTTGAGGTCCAGAAGGGGCGTATTGGTGCCGGATTCCCGACTCCCGAAACAATTATTCCCAGCCCGCTGCGATCCGCTTCAAGAGTTCGACGTCCCCGCCTCTCTTCATAGCTTCCGTAGGTGCCAACCAGCCGCCATTTGGTGTTGACCCACGACATCAGTGGCCATGACGGGCTGTAAATATAGATCTCCGGCTCGCGGTAAAGAAGGTTCTTATAGATTTCACCGCCGCCCTTTTCTATATTAAGAGCCTCCCGCTGAGACCACCAGACCTTAGCCGACCAGCCGTTCCAGCTGCCTTTTACCCCCCAGGAAGGCCTGAATGTCTCTTCATCGGTAGTTTCTTCCCAGGAATATTCAAGATCACCGAAGAAGGAAGCGTTATCCAAGCCTAAAAAATCAAGATTCTGATGGGCTGAAACTGTCCATTCCATATTATTTTTCGTCCAGAAGACAGCCCCCACATGGGCGCCGCCATCTTCCCAGACAATGGGGCCGCTATAACCCAACCCCACGCCTTTATCTGAATCATAAACTATAGAGGGCATAAGTTCAGATTCAAGTTTATTCAGACTAACCACATAGTCAAAAGGATAGGTAAAAAGATATGATTTTCCTATATAAACCTTTGGTTTTTTAGCTACAATGCTTTTACCCGGTATAATGGTCAGTTTTTTTGTGACAACACGGTAGTGGGGATTTTTCTCAGGGCACGTGGTCAGCTCGATGTCGCTCCATTTTCCAATGGTGACCTTTTCTTTTATTCGGCGGGCTGACTTGCTGCTGATCCAACCTTTTTCAGCAGCCTTTTCTGTAGGGGCGAACTCCAGCTTTTCCCCCCGCACAAACAATTGCCCCACACCTGCCGGCATCTCTCCTTTTGCACCTTCCAGAACGCCTTCTTCTGTTGGAAGGTGGTAGAAAAGACTTTCACCGTACAGCTTCTGTGTCCCAGAAATAATAGAGACGCTTTTGCCAGGCAACGCTTTCGCCAGTGCCTCCTGAGACGCAATATCAAAATCTATGGAATCGGCATATATTCTAATGGCTCCATAACGAAGCAAGGCGTTCCCTTCAGCGGTGGCCAGGGATCCCTTTTCATTGTAGGCAACTGTTTCTGCTTCCAGAAACACTTCTGAAGGCTGTGCAGCCCAGCAGATACCTTTTGCCATAATAACAGCGAGGGCCAGTATGAATGCTATTCCGACTGCACTGCCACGAGCTATTCTCTCCACGTCAGAGCGGCCCCCTTCTCCACATAAAATACACCATCTTCTGTGGCGCGCCCATAGTTTCCCCTTAATGTTCCCTGAGTGTGGTCGGCCGAAATTCCTTTTGGGAAAATCCATTCTGCCTTGGCGCTGTTCCACTGAGCCTCAGGTGCTTCCCAGCTCACAGTAAAGGTCTCACTCTCAGTTACACCTTCCGGATTATATAACACGCCGTCTGAAGAGCCCTCATCAAAAACTCCTGAAGGAGCGATAACTCTCCAGCGATTGCCCTCAGAGATCTTCCCCGTAACCGTAATCTGTTCTGCCGCAATGAGACCGGATTTTCGCTCTGTCCGCTCTGCATGGATATGCCATATGCCGCCAGAAACTTCTTTTTCCATAGAAAGACTTTCAACCACAATAGCTGGTCCCTCTTTTACCACTTTCTTAATGGAATCAGGATCCAGGTGAAGGTCTCTCCAGGCTATCCACCCATAAAAGGCCATAAGGCCAGCAAGAACCAATAGGAAGATATAGATTTTTTTTTTACCGCTGAACCTGCCAGCCATCATTTTCCTCCCCTACAGAACATGGCAGCCCCGGCCGATGTAAAATCGACCCAGGGCTTACCGATTCTTCAGGATATTATAGTCTGAAATCAATTATAGCCGACACTCCTACCCCCTGAACCCTCTTGAATTGCTTCACAGGGTTCTCTGAATCTATAGGGATCAGTATCTTCGTTCTGAGTCTGTCTCTAAAAGTTACTTCAAGCTGAGCCACAGCCTTCGTCTTCTGTATTGCTTCTCCACGCGGGCCAGCCACCTGAGCTGCTCCAATACGGGTTCCAGAACCAAGAGATACGATGGGAACCACCTTCGTATGGCCCTCAACCTTTGCCCCTTTATTAAAGGTGACAGTGTTGATGAAATCGTTAAGGGGACCCGCCACCTGAGAAACAATAAACCCTCCGCCCACTACTCCAATGAGATCGCCCAGGTCTATAGCCCAGGCCATGCCGGACAAAGAGATAACGAAGGCCAGAACCACAGCCGCCAATTTCTTCTTTCCGTATTTCATCATATACTTCAACTCCTTCACTGCTGACGACACCTCGTAAGAAACTATTAGTTGATCGGCGTTAACGTGTCATCATTTGTCGCTGGTGCCTCTGCTACTCCCTGAGTTTCGTTTGTCGACACCGTATCAGATGATCCTTCTTCCGAAACCGCCGCGGGGCGCACCATCCCCTGCAGCCCCGCAGGAACGGGGTAGGCCGATATGCGAACTGTTTCTGCTGTTTCTACAAAAAGCTCGGTGCCCGCAGCAATTTCTTTCGCATCACCTCTAACAAGCATTCCGCCTGCAAGGCCAACAGGACCAAGAAGAATGGCCCCTATGAAACTCGTGCCGGCTGCCGCAATCTGAGCAGATTCCGCTTTTGTTGCCTTATCTGCCTTCTCTCCGATGGTGAGGGCAATCATCTCTGGCCCTAAAGGCAGAAGGGTGTCCGCTCCAATCTTTATTTCCGCCGGGCGTCCGAAACTTCGAGGCTTTGTTACAGATTCTACATGGGCTAAAGCGCGACTGCCAGCTGGAGCCAACAACATGCTTCCCGAAACAAGATCTTCCGCAAGTTCCAGGTGCACATTGTCACCTGCTTTAACAGCTGCCGGGGATAATGTATCCTTAAACTTTACCCGCAATACCTGTCCCTGAGGTATTTCTGCATCTTGCCACGTGACATTTTCAGAAAGGATGAGTCCTAAAATGCGTTCCAATCTCATGGCCACAGGCTTATCTGGATGAGCTGTCCCTTCGAGGATGGTCTCAAGAGAGTCTACACGCCTATTTACCGGACCATAAGCATCCACTTTCTGGTTAATAGCCCACTCGGCCACTCCCAGTTTAAAAATCATAGAAGGCTGGCCGGAGGTTCCTTTTTCAAGAAAATCAAGAATTGCTCTCTGACGTTCGGCGATGCTTCCTGGCAGTTCCCGGCCAAAAAGGTCTTTTTCAATATTACCAAGCCTCTCAATCAAGCCGCCTGACTTTGTTCTGCCGTATAAAATATCTTCAATATGACTCAACGTCTGAAAGGTAGATGTCCCATCATCGGACTGTGCCCAGACAGCAGAACTGGAAACCCCTAAGAACAGGACTATAAGAACCATTACCGCCGTAGACAACTTCAGCATTTTCTTCATTGTGGTCCCTCCTTCGCACCTTTTTAATCAAATTATTCTTTCGCCAAATCCACAGCCGCCCGAATAAACCCAACAAAAAGGGGATGGGGTTTAACCGGTCTAGACCGAAACTCCGGATGAAACTGCACCCCCACAAACCATGGGTGATCTTGTATTTCAACGATCTCTACAAGATCTTTTTCTTTATATACTCCCGCTATTTTAAGGCCTGCCTTTTCCATTTTCTGGCGGTAGGCGTTATTAAATTCGTAGCGATGGCGATGTCGTTCATTTACTACCTCTACATTATAGGCTTCATAAGAACGTGTGTTTTTAACAAGGGTACAGGGGTAGGCTCCCAGGCGCATGGTTCCCCCCATCTCATCCAGCTCGCGCTGTTCTTCCATAAGATGGATCACCTGATGCTCAGCCGACTCATCTATTTCAGCGCTGCTTGCATCTTTTATGCCGCAGACATTCCGGGCAAAGTCGACAACTGCTACCTGCATGCCAAGGCAAAGCCCCAAATAGGGAATGCGCCTTTCCCTTGCGTAACGTGCCGCTTCTATCTTGCCTTCTATGCCCCGTGCGCCGAAGCCCCCTGGGACAATCACTCCATGGACTCCTGACAGTACTTTTTCGGCTCCTTTTTCTTCAATTTCTTCAGCCTCTACCGCTCGAATTCGAACCCGCACCTTGTTTTGAATGCCAGCATGGTTGAGAGATTCCACTACGCTCAAGTAGGCATCTTTATGATTAATGTACTTGCCCACCATAGCTATTTCCACTTCGCCTTCCGGATCACAGAAGGTTTTTACAACTTGCTTCCAATCGTCAAGGTTGGGTTCAAGAGTACTGGTAAAGGAGAGCAATCTCATAACAAGGCGATCGAATTCCTGGGCCTGTAGGCTCAGGGGCACCTGGTAAATTGTAGGCTCATCAAGAGCTTCGATAACTGCCTCCTTCGGAACGTTGCAGAAGAGTGCGATTTTTTCTTTCATTTCGTCACATATAGGATAGTGTGAACGGCAAATTATAATATCGGGAAGAATACCGATTCGCCTCAGTTCCTGCACACTATGCTGGGTGGGTTTGGTCTTAAGTTCCCTGGCTGCTTCAAGATAGGGAACAAGGGTCACATGGCAATACAGAACATTTTGTCGTCCAACACGTGTCGCCATCTGGCGAATGGCCTCAAGAAAGGGCTGCCCCTCGATATCCCCCACAGTTCCCCCAATCTCGGCAATAACTATATCGTTGTCATCCGCGGCTTTAAGGATTCGATCCTGAATTTCGTTTGTTATGTGGGGAATAACCTGCACTGTCCCTCCGAGATAACAGCCGTGGCGCTCCTTTGATATGACTGTTGAATAGATCTTTCCCGTAGTTACGTTGTTATCGGCAGAAAGGGACTCGTCTATGAAACGCTCATAATGGCCGAGGTCCAGATCTGTTTCAGCCCCATCGTCAGTAACAAAAACCTCTCCGTGCTGAAAAGGATTCATTGTACCAGCGTCAACATTCAAATAGGGATCAAGTTTAATAATGGAAACTCTAAACCCTCTCTTCTTCAACAACACCCCTAAAGACGCCGCAGTAATACCTTTTCCGAGAGAAGAAACTACGCCGCCTGTCACAAAAATAAACTTTGTCATGGAATAATCCTCCGCCTAGGAAATAAAAATATCAAAAAAGATGGACCAGGGCCGCAAGAACCCCCTGGTCCAGTTTATCGAATCTACACTCCCTTGTCATGGGGCCACCAGCCTATCGAAGCACCTTTAAGGGATTTATCGGGCTGTTATTTTTTCGCACTTCAAAGTGAAGATGGGGCCCTGTAGCCCGTCCCGAAGTGCCCACGAGACCAATCACCTGTCCCTGGCTGACCCGCTGGCCTTTTTTAACGCTCAAACTCGAACAATGGGCATAAAGGGTTGAATAGCCCTGGCCATGACTTAACACCACAACACGTCCGTAACCGCCCATCCATCCGGAGTAAACGACTTGTCCATCCTTTGCTGCCCTTATGCGATATCCACGGGACGCTTTTATATCGATTCCCGTATGAAAACTTTTACGGCGGGTAATAGGATGACGCCGCCACCCGAAGGGACTGTTAATACGCCCCACCACCGGCCATCTGAAAGATCTTGAATATGTGGCGCCGGATTTTGAGGAGGATCCCTTGCCAGAAGAAGAACCAAAGGCTGAAACTTCTGGACGGGCTTCGGGAAGAAACAACTCTTCACCGATCTTCAATATCGCAAGATCCACACGAGATTCATTGATCTCTTTGACCTTATCAATCGAAATCTGAAATTTCTTTACTATGGAATCTAAGGTGTCTCCCTTTTTCACAGTATAGAAGATTCCATCCTGATTAGGAATCCTCAGCTGCTTTCCAGGTTTTAAAACGTTGGGATCCTTTAGGTCGTTGCTTCCGAAAAGGGTATCAATTTCCAGACTGAAAGTGTTGGAAATAGACCAGAGACTATCCCCATTTGCCACAGTGTATGTGGTCACCTCCAGTGGTTTCACTTTCCGCTGTTTCTCTGCCAGTCTGGCCTTTCGAGTTCTCACTTCTTCAAGAACTATCTCCACATCATCTGGTGAATGAGGAATGAGAAGCTTCTGATTGAGCGTCAAACGATTGGGATTTTTCAACTCGTTTGCTTTGGTGATATCCTCCACCGTAACATTATAGCGGGAGGCGATATCTATAAGGGTTTCTCCTGCTTTTACCGTATACTCTTCCCATTTCGTCTTGACTTCAGAAAGGACAACCTCACTGACTTCTTTTGTCCCTTCCGGCACCTTTGCTTTTTCTGCGCCCTCTGCTTTATCTGCGCTTTCAGCACTTTCTTTTTCTACTCTAACTTCTTTCTCCTCTTCAGGAGCAATGACATCGACTTCTGGATCTACATCATCTGTGGCAAAATCAGAACTTTCACTGCTGGCCATAAGAACCTCACCGCCATAACCATAGTCTGAAAGGCCTTCTTCCTCGGGAAGGGGACCTATCCCTATGGTTTCATCAGTGAGATCCATATCATTGGCAACGGCACCAGACATATCTATTACAACAAAACCTGCCGGAAATTGCGCATTATCATCTTTGTTTTCCTGGTCATCCTGAAGATTTCCCCATGCCACGCCCGCTGAACGATTACTGGCACAGACAGTGATGAATATGGCCGTACTGAACATAAGGAGCATAACAATCATAAAGCCCATACGGCCAGACTTAGAGTGGTTGCTGTTGGCTGGAGAATCCTTCATCCTTGTCCCTCCTTAAACACTCCTACTACTCTATACTACGCCATCTTAATGGTCAACAAGAAATCTCGGTTTGTTGGCGATTTCTTCAGTTTGTCTATGATAAGGGATAAGGCTCCCGCTTCGTCCACATTCACCATTCTGCGCCGTAAAAGCCAGATTCTGCCCAGGTCTTCCTCACCCATAAGCAGCTCTTCCCGGCGTGTTCCAGACTTGGTAATGTCAACAGCGGGGAATATTCTCTGTTCCGCAAGTTTTCGTGAAAGATGAAGCTCCATGTTGCCTGTACCTTTAAACTCTTCATAAATGACATCGTCCATTCTGCTTCCCGTATCCACGAGAGCTGTTCCTATAACTGTGAGACTCCCGCCCTCTTCTATATTTCTGGCCGCGCCAAAAAATCGTTTGGGAAAATAGAGGGCCGCGGGATCCATACCGCCTGACAGTGTTCTCCCAGAAGGAGGAACAACCAGGTTTGAAGCTCTTGCCAGACGGGTAATGGAGTCTAAAAGGAGCACTACATCCTTGCCTGTCTCCACAAGCCTTTTCGCTTTTTCAAGGGCGAGATTAGCTACGCGAAGGTGCTCTTCAGCAGGACGGTCAAAGGTGGATGCGATTATTTCTCCATCCACAGATCTGGCCATATCCGTAACTTCTTCAGGGCGTTCATCAATAAGCAGCACCATGAGTATGATATCGGGGTGGTTGACGGTCACCGCATTAGCTATCTTTTTCAAAACCGTGGTTTTCCCTGCCTTGGGGGGAGAAACCAAAAGGGCACGCTGCCCCTTTCCTATAGGAGCAAAAAGATCTATCAGTCGAGTAGAGATTTCGTCAGGGTCTGTCTCTAGCGTCAATCTGGAATCGGGGAATATGGGGGTTAAGGTTCCGAAATGGGGCCTCTTCCGTGCGGCTTCAGGATCGGCAAAATTCACCATTTCTACCCGTAAGAGGGCCTCATAATGTTCCTGATCCTTTGGAGGCCTCACCATTCCCCAGATGACATCGCCGTTGCGAAGTCCAAAACGCCGAATCTGGGAAGCAGAAACATATATGTCGTGATCGCTGGGCAACAATCCCTTTGGCCGCAAAAAACCGTAACCCTCGTTCAATATCTCAAGGGTTCCACCGCCAAAGCGATAATTCAGCTGTTCTGCCTGTGTTGTAAGTATAGAAATGATGAGATCATCTTTGCGAAGATTAGAGAAGCCGGTTACTCCTATATCTTTTGCTATCTTACGAAGTTCAGTTATGAGCTGTGAAGAGAGCTTTGCAAAATTATATCTCGGTTTCGGGACTGTCTTGGTTTCAGTCACTTCGGTCTCCGCCTCTGCTTCTGTTTCGTTCATCTCAGGTGTCTCCACCTCAGGTATAACATCGAGAATATTATTCTCTGGATTCTGATTATCTGTCATGGCTTTTCCGATACCCCTCCCAGTCTAAAATAAATTGCTGCAAGCCTTTTTCTGTTAATGGATGATTGAACATCTGCTTCATAACTTTGAAAGGCACCGTCACAATATGAGCGCCAGCAAGGGCGGCCTCCAGCACATGGGCTGGATGGCGAACGCTGGCTGCTATAATTTTTGTTGCAATGGAATGTATATGAAACACATCTGCGATATTTCGAAGAAGACCGCAACCCTCTTCGCCGATATCGTCAAGTCGTCCGACAAAGGGACTCACGTATGTTGCCCCGGCAGCGGCGGCAAGCAGGGCCTGCTGAGGTGAAAACACCAGGGTCACGTTAGTAGAAACCTTTTCTTTTGAAAGCGCCTTAGCAGCTCCCATACCTTGTGGCGTCATTGGAATCTTCACTACAACGTGAGGCGAGAGTGCAGCCAACTGAAGCCCTTCTCGAATCATACCTTCCGTATCTGTTGCTATAACCTCCGCGCTGACAGGACCTTCCACAATACCTGTAATTGTCCGGATCAGCTGATGAAAATCCACAGCCCCCTCTTTGGCTACAAGAGAAGGGTTTGTTGTCGCTCCTGATATAACTCCCCAGGCAGCAGCCTGTCTTAACTCATCAAGATTAGCCGTATCAAGGAAAAATTGCACCTATATCCCCTCTTCACTCTATTTATTATGGAACTTTTACCAAACTGGAAATTTCGAAATTCAGGCTGGAATACACTGTTCCCTCGTAACAGACCCGCACATCATAGGCTCCAACGGGCAGTGGCGAACCATCTTCCCGCAAAAGGCAAAACACCTTTGATCCCTTTCCTGGAGAAAGCAGAAGAACTTCTGAATAGACAAGGTGATCTCCATAATACCACTTTATTCGAATGTCACTTCTTTTGCTGGCAAGACTATAGTCAAAACACAGGCAAAGCTGACGTATTCCAGACATAAACTGCGTTCCCGTATGGAGAGGACGCATTTTTTCGTCCACTTCGTCGCAGAGCACCATGTTCTCGAGTTGGAAGGAAGAATCTGCCGTTCGCCGATTGTGTTTAACAGCCCAACAGGAAAAGCCGAGAAGAAGCACAATACAAGACATTACCAGAAGGAGAAAAAATCTCCCATTCCTAGACATTATACCCATCGCCCCTCGAATATGACAAGTTCGTAATATAAAAAGATTTTATTCAGATCCAGAAATGTCGTTAATTATGCCTGATCTGGTACTAATACCAGCGGTAATACACTTATACAATATAAAAACATTCTCCTCAGGACGGAGCTGATCGTGTTATGAAAAAAAGATCTCAGGCATCAAGTGTTTCTTTTGGAGCTGTAATGGCCGCCATAGTAGCTGTGGCAACCCTCATAAGTATTCCCATGCCAGGATTCAGGCTCTATTTTAACATGGGAGAAGGAGTGATCTACACTATTGCTCTCATTTTCGGCCCTCGATATGGCGCATTATGCGGGGGTCTTGGCGCTTCTATTGCAGATCTCATTTTAGGCTATCCTCTGTGGGCCCCCTTTACCCTTGTTATTAAGGGACTGGAAGGTTATGTCGCGGGAAAGCTTCGCAACAAGAATAAGACTCTTGCCATCGCAGCCGGCGCCTCCGTTATGATCACAGGGTACACCACCATGGCCGCCATTCTCTATGGCGCAAAGGCCGCCCCAGTGGAGCTGGCCACCGATCTTCTGCAGACAGGCATAGGCGCCATCGTTGCGTTGGTGTTGTCGCCTATGATAGAGAAACGTCTGAAGCCTTCTTTTCTCTCAAACTCATAGCAGCCTGCCACCAGTCGCGTAAGGCATTTACCAACCGAAGATGTTCATTAAGGGGGAATCCGTCAACAGAGGGTTCCCTCCTTTTCGTTACGCCATCCACAGCCCCTGCCTTAAAAACCGCCGTAAGGAGATCTTCTTCCTCTTGCAATGATTGCCCGAGCCATCGGGACTCCCGTAGAGAAAGAAGGGCTGTCAAGGCATATCCTCCCCAATTTGACACATCCACCGGCAAAGCTATGTCTGCCTGGGTTACAGATAAAGAGCTTTCATACTCTGGCACAAGGCGGGCAAGCTCTGAAAAGAGAAGTCCCATCCCCGCCTCATTTCCGCCATCGCCAACGGCGAGGACTGGAATTCCTTTCTGCTGAGCAAGAAATATCCCATCATCAAGGGGCGCTGTCCATTGGGTTATATCCTCTCCCCGCATATTGTGATAGCCGCCAGAGGAAGTTTTTCCAAGGCGCTCAATATAGATGAAGACATCAAAAGAGGCATATTCCATTATTTCTTCGGCCGTGGAAACCGCAACTACCGGCGGTCCATCTATGGCCTTGCTTGCCGCCTCCACCACCAAACTGCAAAGGGGGTCGGTAAAAATCACCGCAGAGCGGCCAGACCAAACAAGAGCCCGCCCCAGCACAGCAGCGCCAGAAGGGCCATCGGTTTCTGCCGCCCGGGCTGAAGGAATATAGAACCCCGTTACAATAGCCACAGAAGAAGAGCCCGCCAGCAGGTTCAGTGCTTTCGACAGATAAAGAGGCTTACATAATCTGGACGCAGACCTTCCACCCTTGTCAGCACCCACCAGGGAACAAAGATCAGCGAGGTTTTTCATTTTTATATGCTCAGCTTCTCAACGAGTTCCAATTTTTCGGGACTCAATATTTTGTTAACCTGCCATGAATCGGAGAGAGAACAGAGACTCATCTGATGGGCAACAGTCCCCACCATCATCCCCTTTTTGCCATCAAGAAGGGATTCAACAGCAAAGGCTCCCATACGAGAGGCGAGAATGGCGTCAAAGGACGTTGGGCTGCCCCCTCGCTGAATATATCCCAAAACCGTAACCCTTGCATCGTATCCTGCCGTATCCTTAAGCTCACTGCGAAGGGTCGCCGCAGACATGGCCCCTTCCGCTACTATAATAAGGGAGTGGGTCTTGCCCCGGGCCCTCGTATCGTGAAGCTTGTCGCAGAGGCGCCCCAGGCTGAAAGGCAGTTCGGGCACCACAAGATACTCAGCTCCGCTGGCAACAGCCACTTCAAGGGCAATAAAGCCCGCTTCCCGTCCCATTACTTCAACAATAAAAAGCCGATCATGGCTGCTGGCCGTATCACGAAGCTTTTTAACGGCTTCAAGAGCTGTATTAACGGCCGTATCAAAGCCTATGGTCTCATCTGTGCCCGCCACGTCATTATCGATGGTACCGGGCACTCCTATGACAGAAACCCCTTTTTCGTAAAGTTTCTGCCCCCCTCTGAACGATCCGTCTCCACCAATAATGACAAGTCCGTCAATTGCCGCATTCTTTAACTGGAACAGGGCCCGATCCAATCCAGCCTCTGTTTTAAACCGTTCGCTTCGGGCTGTCTTAAGAATCGTACCGCCCCTATGGATGATTCCCCCCACAGAAGCCCTGTTCAAAGGCACGAAATCGCCATCGATCAGCCCTTCAAACCCCCGCATAACGCCTACCGCCTCGAGATGGTGATAAATGGCCGTTCGTACCACTGCCCGGATAGCTGCGTTCATACCTGGGGCGTCTCCTCCGCTCGTGAGCACTGCAACCCTTTTCACGTCGTCATTTCCTCCTCTACAAATAAAAAAGGGACGGCTATGCCGTCCCCTATTGTCACAAAATATTACTGATGCTGCAACTCTTCCACACGTTTCTGTACCTGCCGCAACTCTTCTTCCACTTCTGCCAGCTGTCCTTCAAGGTCTTTCTTCTGGCCATTGAGCACATCAAGACGCTTTATAAGGCGGTCAAGCTCAAGGCGGGCCGCGGCCTTGCCAGCATAGAGCCTCTCGGGGTTATCATCCACCACATCCCATATATATTCAATGGTTTTGCTCATGGTCACAGAACTAATCCCGCCGTTTACTACG
This region of Aminobacterium colombiense DSM 12261 genomic DNA includes:
- a CDS encoding ECF transporter S component yields the protein MKKRSQASSVSFGAVMAAIVAVATLISIPMPGFRLYFNMGEGVIYTIALIFGPRYGALCGGLGASIADLILGYPLWAPFTLVIKGLEGYVAGKLRNKNKTLAIAAGASVMITGYTTMAAILYGAKAAPVELATDLLQTGIGAIVALVLSPMIEKRLKPSFLSNS
- the pfkA gene encoding 6-phosphofructokinase → MKRVAVLTSGGDAPGMNAAIRAVVRTAIYHHLEAVGVMRGFEGLIDGDFVPLNRASVGGIIHRGGTILKTARSERFKTEAGLDRALFQLKNAAIDGLVIIGGDGSFRGGQKLYEKGVSVIGVPGTIDNDVAGTDETIGFDTAVNTALEAVKKLRDTASSHDRLFIVEVMGREAGFIALEVAVASGAEYLVVPELPFSLGRLCDKLHDTRARGKTHSLIIVAEGAMSAATLRSELKDTAGYDARVTVLGYIQRGGSPTSFDAILASRMGAFAVESLLDGKKGMMVGTVAHQMSLCSLSDSWQVNKILSPEKLELVEKLSI
- a CDS encoding DUF4392 domain-containing protein, with the protein product MKNLADLCSLVGADKGGRSASRLCKPLYLSKALNLLAGSSSVAIVTGFYIPSARAAETDGPSGAAVLGRALVWSGRSAVIFTDPLCSLVVEAASKAIDGPPVVAVSTAEEIMEYASFDVFIYIERLGKTSSGGYHNMRGEDITQWTAPLDDGIFLAQQKGIPVLAVGDGGNEAGMGLLFSELARLVPEYESSLSVTQADIALPVDVSNWGGYALTALLSLRESRWLGQSLQEEEDLLTAVFKAGAVDGVTKRREPSVDGFPLNEHLRLVNALRDWWQAAMSLREKKASDVSLS
- the fsa gene encoding fructose-6-phosphate aldolase, with the translated sequence MQFFLDTANLDELRQAAAWGVISGATTNPSLVAKEGAVDFHQLIRTITGIVEGPVSAEVIATDTEGMIREGLQLAALSPHVVVKIPMTPQGMGAAKALSKEKVSTNVTLVFSPQQALLAAAAGATYVSPFVGRLDDIGEEGCGLLRNIADVFHIHSIATKIIAASVRHPAHVLEAALAGAHIVTVPFKVMKQMFNHPLTEKGLQQFILDWEGYRKSHDR